One region of Quercus lobata isolate SW786 chromosome 2, ValleyOak3.0 Primary Assembly, whole genome shotgun sequence genomic DNA includes:
- the LOC115978255 gene encoding probable carboxylesterase 2: protein MNPSKADASLEVPPLLRVHKDGALERIAGTQVVPSGFDPQTGVLSKDKVFKPETGLSVRLYRLNKESSGHEKLPIVIYFHGGAFCVSSVFDPDYHKSLNTLVAEANIILISVNYRLAPEHPLPTAYEDCWAGLKCLNSQVAGNHDVEPWLKDKGDFERVYLVGDGAGANIAHHLAMRARNNSDFNLVKLAGIGLVNPYFWGEKPIGVEVTDPIRKAMVDKWWNFVYPCDKGCDDLLIHPFVDGAPSFANLACHKILVIVAEKDILRDRGKHYYENLVNSEWKGTADIFEIEGEDHAFHIFDPDCQKAKSLIKRLASFINQ from the coding sequence ATGAATCCAAGTAAAGCAGATGCATCTCTTGAGGTACCTCCTCTTCTTAGAGTACACAAAGATGGAGCCTTGGAAAGGATTGCTGGAACCCAAGTTGTCCCTTCTGGGTTCGATCCTCAAACTGGTGTTTTATCCAAAGACAAAGTGTTCAAACCAGAAACCGGTCTCTCAGTCAGACTTTACCGTCTCAACAAAGAAAGCAGTGGTCATGAAAAGCTTCCTATAGTTATTTACTTTCACGGGGGAGCATTTTGCGTATCATCAGTCTTTGATCCCGACTACCACAAAAGCCTCAACACGCTAGTTGCTGAAGCTAACATCATTCTTATTTCTGTGAACTACAGGCTAGCCCCAGAGCACCCTCTTCCAACAGCCTATGAGGATTGTTGGGCTGGGCTCAAGTGCTTGAATTCTCAAGTTGCGGGAAATCATGACGTTGAGCCATGGCTCAAAGATAAAGGTGATTTTGAGAGAGTTTACTTGGTTGGAGACGGTGCTGGTGCTAATATTGCACACCACCTAGCCATGAGGGCTAGGAACAACTCGGACTTCAATCTCGTCAAGCTCGCTGGGATTGGTTTAGTAAATCCTTATTTCTGGGGTGAAAAGCCAATTGGGGTAGAGGTCACGGACCCAATTAGAAAAGCAATGGTGGACAAGTGGTGGAACTTCGTTTATCCGTGTGATAAAGGTTGTGATGATTTACTCATTCACCCATTTGTGGATGGTGCACCAAGTTTTGCTAACTTGGCCTGCCataaaatacttgttattgtTGCTGAAAAAGATATATTGAGGGATAGAGGCAAgcattattatgaaaatttggTGAATAGTGAGTGGAAAGGTACTGCTGACATCTTCGAGATTGAAGGGGAAGATCATGCGTTTCATATCTTTGACCCCGATTGTCAGAAAGCGAAGAGCTTGATTAAACGCTTGGCTTCTTTCATTAACCAGTGA
- the LOC115977765 gene encoding probable carboxylesterase 2 — MNPSNADVSLEVPPYLRVYKDGTLERLAGTQVAPSGLDPQTGVVSKDILIIPQTGVSARLYCLNKEINDPQKLPIVLYFHGGAFCISSTSDPFYHNSLNALVAEANIIVISVNYRIAPEFPLPTAYEDCWDALKWVDSQAVGNDGLEPWLKDKADFERVYLVGDSAGANIAHHMALRAKSTSDLNLIKLNGIGSINPYFWSEKPIGLEVTDPVRKAMVDKWWNYVCPSDKGCDDLLINPFVDGAPGFANLACHKILVLIAEKDILRDRGKLYHEKLVNSEWKGTAEIFETEGEDHVFHIFDPNCQKAKILIKRLASFINQ; from the coding sequence aTGAATCCAAGTAACGCAGATGTATCTCTTGAGGTACCTCCTTACCTTAGAGTATACAAAGATGGAACCTTGGAAAGGCTTGCTGGAACCCAAGTTGCCCCTTCTGGGTTAGATCCTCAAACTGGTGTTGTATCCAAAGACATATTGATCATACCACAGACCGGTGTCTCAGCCAGACTTTACTGTCTCAACAAAGAAATCAATGACCCTCAAAAGCTTCCTATAGTTCTTTACTTTCACGGTGGAGCATTTTGCATATCATCAACCTCTGATCCCTTCTACCACAACAGCCTCAACGCACTAGTTGCTGAAGCTAACATCATAGTTATCTCTGTAAACTACAGGATAGCCCCAGAGTTCCCACTTCCAACAGCCTATGAAGATTGCTGGGATGCGCTCAAGTGGGTGGATTCTCAAGCTGTGGGAAACGATGGCCTTGAGCCATGGCTCAAAGATAAAGCTGACTTTGAGAGAGTTTACTTGGTTGGAGACAGTGCCGGTGCTAATATTGCACACCACATGGCCTTGAGGGCTAAGTCCACCTCGGACTTAAATCTCATCAAGCTCAATGggattggttcaattaatcctTATTTCTGGAGTGAAAAGCCAATTGGGTTAGAGGTCACAGATCCAGTAAGAAAAGCAATGGTGGACAAGTGGTGGAACTATGTGTGTCCATCTGATAAAGGTTGTGATGATTTACTTATCAACCCATTTGTGGATGGTGCACCAGGTTTTGCTAACTTGGCCTGCCATAAAATACTTGTTCTTATTGCTGAGAAAGATATATTGAGGGATAGAGGTAAGCTTTATCATGAAAAATTGGTGAATAGTGAGTGGAAAGGTACGGCTGAGATCTTCGAGACTGAAGGGGAAGATCATGTGTTTCATATCTTTGATCCCAATTGTCAAAAAGCGAAGATCTTGATTAAACGCCTGGCTTCCTTCATCAACCAGTGA